A DNA window from Methylocystis heyeri contains the following coding sequences:
- a CDS encoding MBL fold metallo-hydrolase, translated as MSNITLYDDGVHRNVLLEDFDAGGLAVQANQHVIVHGSAGMILDPGGHKVYSKVLSGTFTVLAGARLTHIFLSHQDPDIVAAVNGWLMTTDATAYISELWTRFVPHFGVDSMVSDRLKPIPDPGMVFDLDGSPIIAVPAHFMHSEGNFQIYDPVAKILYTGDLGASIGASYREVPDFDAHMQYMAGFHRRYMVANRINRAWADMVRPLDIEIIAPQHGALFRGKEMVNKFIDWVGDLQCGVDIITPAFKIPAA; from the coding sequence ATGAGCAACATCACTCTCTATGACGACGGCGTTCACCGAAACGTCCTCCTCGAGGATTTCGACGCGGGCGGCCTGGCTGTGCAAGCGAACCAGCATGTGATCGTGCACGGCTCCGCCGGCATGATTCTCGATCCCGGCGGCCACAAGGTCTACAGCAAGGTGCTCAGCGGCACTTTCACGGTCCTTGCGGGCGCGAGGCTCACTCACATCTTTCTGTCGCACCAGGACCCGGACATCGTCGCGGCCGTCAACGGATGGCTCATGACGACAGACGCGACGGCTTACATCTCCGAGCTGTGGACGCGCTTCGTGCCGCATTTCGGCGTCGACAGCATGGTCTCCGATCGTTTGAAGCCCATTCCGGACCCGGGCATGGTCTTCGATCTCGACGGCAGTCCCATCATCGCCGTGCCGGCGCATTTCATGCACAGCGAGGGCAACTTCCAGATCTACGATCCGGTCGCCAAGATCCTGTACACCGGAGATCTCGGCGCTTCGATCGGAGCCAGCTATCGCGAAGTTCCCGATTTCGACGCGCATATGCAGTATATGGCCGGATTCCACAGGCGATACATGGTGGCGAACCGCATCAATCGCGCCTGGGCCGACATGGTGCGGCCGCTCGATATCGAGATCATCGCTCCTCAGCATGGCGCCCTCTTCAGGGGCAAGGAGATGGTCAACAAGTTCATCGACTGGGTCGGAGATCTGCAGTGCGGCGTCGATATCATCACGCCGGCGTTCAAGATACCGGCCGCGTAA
- a CDS encoding roadblock/LC7 domain-containing protein yields the protein MNGTKKSDNRTVNPGGDAASSSQNATRHRHWLADLFPAPVEKAKPTKPAPHDSSAPDESALAARIQNVVERPHAPPARPPRIAQIEPVPVIPADDEEDEDADAYVEPRPAAPETVKAPAEAGAPQPQAARHEFETPEPAPAPLAQEATLAVSAPAIEPRPTVPEAAQEPAAPAPQPQAASIHEFEVFQTAPAPAAAPAIEPRPTVPEAAREPAAPAPQPQAASIHEFEVFQTAPTPAAAPAIEPRPTVPEAAREPAAPAPQPQAASVHEFEVFQTAPVPAAAPAIEPRPAVPETAWEPAAPMAIQPRATPVDAFAALAAAPPVAEEMAPLDVAAHVEPKPIVAEAPEELAQTLAHQLQPAAPIEDFAVATHAVAEAPAAGFADVEPEPEPEAPEAWEEPAPAPVPQPPAAPQLEQASVEDFEEFEPVAETAPAAAAADIETESTILEALEEPVAALPPQPPIASQPQAATVRELQKFVAEAIVQTGADNARRDAGQALPDPAFPHPAEEIPPTMAPQPHVTTQPHAQASESLPPITATPVHAEIKTAPEKVAPARQEPPPSSKPNSEGSAPQSRTNPAPLSPARKQENMMSRVDEIHQVLHKLSTQSLGVEGSALISEDGLMIASALGENMEESRVAGITATLLSLGGRASAEFKRGSVQEVIVRGDHGYAVLIGAGRGTLLLALTDETSKLGLVFFDMREAVAKLQNVL from the coding sequence ATGAACGGAACGAAGAAATCAGATAACAGGACCGTCAATCCAGGCGGCGACGCGGCGTCCTCTTCTCAGAACGCTACGCGCCATCGTCACTGGCTAGCCGATCTGTTTCCAGCGCCGGTGGAAAAGGCGAAGCCGACAAAGCCGGCGCCGCATGACTCCTCAGCTCCCGACGAGTCGGCCCTGGCGGCCCGCATACAGAATGTCGTGGAGAGACCGCACGCCCCTCCGGCGCGGCCGCCGAGAATTGCGCAAATCGAGCCGGTTCCCGTCATCCCCGCCGATGATGAGGAGGATGAGGACGCGGACGCGTATGTCGAGCCGCGGCCGGCGGCTCCGGAAACAGTAAAGGCGCCCGCCGAAGCCGGCGCTCCGCAGCCGCAGGCGGCGCGTCACGAGTTCGAAACACCCGAACCCGCTCCGGCGCCTCTCGCCCAGGAGGCGACTCTCGCCGTCTCCGCCCCGGCCATCGAACCCCGGCCGACGGTTCCAGAAGCGGCCCAGGAGCCCGCGGCGCCCGCCCCGCAACCGCAGGCGGCGTCGATCCACGAATTCGAAGTCTTCCAAACCGCACCGGCGCCCGCCGCCGCTCCGGCCATCGAACCCCGGCCGACAGTTCCGGAAGCGGCCCGGGAGCCCGCGGCGCCCGCCCCGCAGCCGCAGGCGGCGTCGATCCACGAATTCGAAGTCTTCCAAACCGCACCGACGCCCGCCGCCGCTCCGGCCATCGAACCCCGGCCGACGGTTCCGGAAGCGGCCCGGGAGCCCGCGGCGCCCGCCCCGCAGCCGCAGGCGGCGTCTGTCCACGAATTCGAAGTCTTCCAAACCGCACCGGTCCCCGCCGCCGCTCCGGCCATCGAACCCCGGCCGGCGGTTCCGGAAACGGCTTGGGAGCCCGCGGCGCCCATGGCTATCCAGCCGCGAGCGACGCCAGTCGACGCTTTCGCGGCGTTGGCAGCCGCTCCGCCTGTCGCCGAGGAGATGGCGCCGCTCGATGTCGCGGCTCACGTCGAACCGAAGCCGATCGTTGCGGAAGCCCCAGAGGAGCTGGCTCAGACCCTCGCTCATCAACTGCAGCCAGCTGCGCCGATCGAAGACTTCGCAGTCGCGACGCACGCCGTCGCGGAGGCGCCGGCCGCCGGCTTCGCTGACGTCGAACCCGAGCCAGAGCCAGAGGCTCCGGAAGCCTGGGAAGAGCCTGCCCCAGCCCCCGTTCCGCAGCCGCCGGCCGCGCCGCAACTGGAACAGGCTTCAGTTGAGGATTTCGAAGAATTCGAGCCCGTTGCGGAGACGGCGCCGGCCGCCGCCGCCGCGGACATCGAGACGGAATCGACGATTCTGGAAGCTTTGGAGGAGCCCGTCGCGGCGCTTCCTCCGCAGCCGCCGATCGCTTCGCAACCGCAAGCGGCCACGGTTCGGGAGCTTCAGAAATTCGTGGCGGAGGCGATAGTCCAGACCGGCGCCGACAACGCCCGGCGCGACGCCGGCCAAGCTCTGCCAGATCCGGCTTTTCCCCACCCCGCAGAGGAGATCCCGCCGACCATGGCTCCCCAGCCGCATGTGACGACGCAGCCACATGCGCAAGCATCCGAGAGCCTCCCGCCAATCACGGCGACACCAGTCCACGCCGAGATAAAGACGGCGCCGGAAAAGGTCGCTCCCGCCAGGCAAGAACCACCGCCCTCCTCAAAACCCAATTCCGAAGGTTCGGCTCCGCAGTCGCGGACGAATCCGGCTCCCCTCTCTCCAGCAAGAAAACAGGAGAACATGATGTCCAGAGTCGATGAAATCCATCAAGTGCTGCACAAGCTGTCGACTCAGTCGCTCGGCGTGGAAGGCAGCGCGCTGATCTCCGAAGACGGATTGATGATCGCAAGCGCGCTCGGAGAAAACATGGAAGAGTCGCGCGTCGCCGGCATCACCGCCACGCTGCTCAGCCTCGGCGGTCGCGCCTCGGCGGAATTCAAACGCGGCTCCGTTCAGGAGGTGATCGTGCGCGGCGACCACGGTTACGCCGTTCTCATCGGCGCCGGACGCGGCACGCTTCTGCTCGCTCTGACCGACGAAACCAGCAAGCTGGGCCTCGTCTTCTTCGATATGCGCGAAGCGGTGGCGAAACTGCAGAACGTCCTGTAA